Proteins from a genomic interval of Marmoricola sp. OAE513:
- the acnA gene encoding aconitate hydratase AcnA, whose translation MASVDSFGAKSTLDVNGKAYEIFRLDAVTGDGVDVASLPFSLKVLLENLLRTEDGANITADDIRYLGAWDADAQPDKEIQFTPARVIMQDFTGVPCIVDLATMREAMADLGGDATKINPLAPAEMVIDHSVMADVFGTTDAFERNVEIEYERNRERYQFLRWGQGAFDDFKVVPPGTGIVHQVNIEHLARTVFTREVDGELQAYPDTCVGTDSHTTMVNGIGVVGWGVGGIEAEAAMLGQPVSMLIPRVVGFKLSGELPEGSTATDLVLTITEMVRKHGVVGKFVEFYGPGVSALPLANRATIGNMSPEFGSTIAVFPIDEETVKYLKLTGRSEEQLALVEAYAKENGLWHDPAAEPRYSEKLELDLATVVPSLAGPKRPQDRVELSNAAPAFASELPTYSSNPDAKIPVTLADGTSFELENGAVTIASITSCTNTSNPSVMIGAALLAKKAVEKGLVRKPWVKTTLAPGSKVVTDYYEKSGLTPYLDKLGFNLVGYGCVTCIGNSGPLIPEVSAAINDNDLAVVSVLSGNRNFEGRISPDIKMNYLASPPLVVAYALAGSMKVDLFKDPLGQDSDGNDVFLKDIWPSPSEVEETIAAAINSDMFGESYSDVFAGDERWRSLPTPEGNTFEWDPSSTYVRKAPYFDGMPDEPTPVSDIEGARVLLKLGDSVTTDHISPAGAIKKDSPAGRYLAEHGVEQRDFNSYGSRRGNHEIMIRGTFANIRLRNQLAEGTEGGVTRDFTNGGEVTSVYEASENYIAAGIPLVVLSGKEYGSGSSRDWAAKGTSLLGVKAVIAESYERIHRSNLIGMGVIPLQYPEGQNAESLGLTGEETFSITGITELNEGRTPKTVKVTAGDVSFEAVVRIDTPGEANYYRNGGIMQFVLRSLLKG comes from the coding sequence GTGGCGAGCGTCGACAGCTTCGGTGCCAAGAGCACCCTGGACGTGAATGGCAAGGCCTACGAGATCTTCCGGCTCGATGCCGTGACCGGTGACGGCGTCGACGTCGCGTCGCTGCCGTTCTCGCTCAAGGTGCTGCTCGAGAACCTGCTGCGGACCGAGGACGGCGCGAACATCACCGCCGACGACATTCGGTACCTCGGCGCCTGGGACGCCGACGCGCAGCCGGACAAGGAGATCCAGTTCACGCCGGCGCGCGTGATCATGCAGGACTTCACCGGCGTCCCCTGCATCGTCGACCTCGCCACGATGCGTGAGGCCATGGCCGACCTCGGCGGCGACGCCACCAAGATCAACCCGCTCGCGCCCGCCGAGATGGTCATCGACCACTCCGTGATGGCCGACGTCTTCGGCACCACCGACGCGTTCGAGCGCAACGTCGAGATCGAGTACGAGCGCAACCGCGAGCGCTACCAGTTCCTGCGCTGGGGCCAGGGCGCCTTCGACGACTTCAAGGTCGTCCCGCCGGGCACCGGCATCGTCCACCAGGTCAACATCGAGCACCTCGCCCGCACCGTCTTCACCCGTGAAGTTGACGGTGAGCTCCAGGCCTACCCCGACACCTGCGTCGGCACCGACTCGCACACCACCATGGTCAACGGCATCGGCGTCGTGGGCTGGGGCGTCGGCGGCATCGAGGCCGAGGCAGCGATGCTCGGCCAGCCGGTCTCCATGCTCATCCCGCGGGTCGTCGGCTTCAAGCTCTCCGGCGAGCTGCCCGAGGGTTCGACCGCCACCGACCTCGTGCTCACCATCACCGAGATGGTCCGCAAGCACGGTGTCGTCGGCAAGTTCGTCGAGTTCTACGGCCCGGGCGTCTCCGCGCTGCCGCTGGCCAACCGCGCCACCATCGGCAACATGAGCCCGGAGTTCGGGTCGACCATCGCGGTCTTCCCGATCGACGAGGAGACGGTCAAGTACCTCAAGCTCACCGGCCGCAGCGAGGAGCAGCTCGCGCTGGTCGAGGCGTACGCCAAGGAGAACGGCCTCTGGCACGACCCGGCCGCTGAGCCGCGCTACTCCGAGAAGCTCGAGCTCGACCTCGCGACCGTCGTCCCGAGCCTCGCCGGCCCGAAGCGGCCGCAGGACCGTGTCGAGCTGTCCAACGCCGCGCCCGCCTTCGCCTCCGAGCTGCCGACGTACAGCTCGAACCCGGACGCGAAGATCCCGGTCACGCTGGCCGACGGCACCTCCTTCGAGCTCGAGAACGGCGCAGTCACGATCGCGTCGATCACCTCGTGCACGAACACCTCCAACCCCTCGGTCATGATCGGCGCAGCGCTGCTCGCCAAGAAGGCCGTCGAGAAGGGCCTCGTCCGCAAGCCGTGGGTCAAGACCACACTCGCGCCGGGTTCCAAGGTCGTCACCGACTACTACGAGAAGTCCGGCCTGACGCCGTACCTCGACAAGCTCGGCTTCAACCTGGTCGGTTACGGCTGCGTGACCTGTATCGGTAACTCCGGTCCGCTCATCCCCGAGGTGTCCGCGGCGATCAACGACAACGACCTCGCCGTCGTCTCGGTGCTCTCGGGCAACCGCAACTTCGAGGGTCGGATCAGCCCCGACATCAAGATGAACTACCTGGCCTCCCCGCCGCTGGTCGTCGCCTACGCGCTGGCCGGCTCGATGAAGGTCGACCTGTTCAAGGACCCGCTGGGTCAGGACTCCGACGGCAACGACGTCTTCCTCAAGGACATCTGGCCGAGCCCGTCGGAGGTGGAGGAGACCATCGCCGCGGCGATCAACTCCGACATGTTCGGCGAGTCCTACTCCGACGTGTTCGCCGGTGACGAGCGCTGGCGCTCGCTGCCCACGCCCGAAGGCAACACCTTCGAGTGGGACCCGAGCTCGACGTACGTCCGCAAGGCTCCGTACTTCGACGGCATGCCCGACGAGCCGACCCCGGTCAGCGACATCGAGGGCGCGCGCGTCCTGCTGAAGCTCGGCGACTCGGTCACCACCGACCACATCAGCCCGGCCGGTGCGATCAAGAAGGACAGCCCTGCTGGTCGTTACCTCGCCGAGCACGGCGTCGAGCAGCGCGACTTCAACTCCTACGGCTCGCGTCGCGGCAACCACGAGATCATGATCCGCGGCACCTTCGCGAACATCCGGCTGCGCAACCAGCTGGCCGAGGGCACCGAGGGTGGTGTTACCCGCGACTTCACCAACGGTGGCGAGGTCACCTCGGTCTACGAGGCCTCCGAGAACTACATCGCCGCGGGCATCCCCCTGGTGGTTCTCTCCGGCAAGGAGTACGGCTCCGGCTCGTCGCGCGACTGGGCGGCCAAGGGCACCTCGCTCCTGGGCGTCAAGGCCGTCATCGCCGAGTCCTACGAGCGCATCCACCGCTCGAACCTGATCGGCATGGGTGTCATCCCGCTGCAGTACCCCGAGGGCCAGAACGCCGAGTCGCTCGGCCTGACCGGCGAGGAGACCTTCTCCATCACCGGTATCACCGAGCTCAACGAGGGCCGTACGCCGAAGACCGTCAAGGTCACTGCCGGCGACGTCTCCTTCGAGGCGGTCGTCCGGATCGACACCCCCGGTGAGGCGAACTACTACCGCAACGGCGGCATCATGCAGTTCGTGCTGCGGAGCCTGCTGAAGGGCTGA
- a CDS encoding TrkA family potassium uptake protein produces MRVAIAGAGAVGRSIARELIGNGHQVLLIDKEPRSIKPERVPDAEWLLADSCELSSLEEARLEHCDVVIAATGDDKANLVTSLLAKTEFGVPRTVGRVNHPDNEWLFTEAWGVDVNVSTPRIMSALVEEAVTVGDLVRLFTFRQGQANLVEMTLPEDSPYVGKPSGLIPFPDNCSLVTILRDSQVYTPTPEQPVESGDELLFVCQADVEEDLERLLNPGGHQ; encoded by the coding sequence ATGCGCGTAGCCATCGCCGGAGCAGGCGCCGTCGGCCGTTCCATCGCCCGCGAGCTGATCGGGAACGGCCACCAGGTCCTGCTCATCGACAAGGAGCCCCGCTCCATCAAGCCCGAGCGGGTTCCCGACGCCGAGTGGCTGCTCGCCGACTCCTGCGAGCTCTCCTCGCTGGAGGAGGCGCGCCTGGAGCACTGCGACGTCGTGATCGCGGCGACCGGCGACGACAAGGCCAACCTGGTCACCTCCCTGCTCGCCAAGACCGAGTTCGGGGTGCCGCGCACGGTGGGCCGGGTCAACCACCCGGACAACGAGTGGCTGTTCACCGAGGCCTGGGGCGTGGACGTCAACGTGTCGACCCCGCGGATCATGTCCGCGCTCGTCGAGGAGGCCGTCACGGTCGGCGACCTTGTCCGGCTGTTCACCTTCCGCCAGGGGCAGGCGAACCTCGTCGAGATGACCCTGCCCGAGGACTCCCCCTACGTCGGCAAGCCGTCCGGCCTGATCCCGTTCCCGGACAACTGCTCGCTGGTGACGATCCTCCGCGACAGCCAGGTCTACACGCCGACGCCGGAGCAGCCCGTGGAGTCCGGCGACGAGCTGCTGTTCGTCTGCCAGGCCGACGTCGAGGAGGACCTCGAGCGGTTGCTCAACCCCGGCGGGCACCAGTAG
- the dut gene encoding dUTP diphosphatase, with translation MLSIQITRLDPGLPLPAYAKQGDAGADLYAREDVTLQPGQRQLVPTGIALALPDGYVGLVHPRSGLAAKAGLSIVNAPGTVDAGYRGEIQVCLVNLDPTTPIVLSRGDRIAQLVIQRFETADFVEVDTLPESARGTGGHGSTGGFA, from the coding sequence ATGTTGTCGATCCAGATCACCCGCCTCGATCCCGGGCTCCCTCTGCCGGCGTACGCGAAGCAGGGAGACGCCGGCGCGGACCTGTACGCGCGCGAGGACGTGACGCTCCAGCCGGGACAGCGACAGCTGGTCCCGACCGGCATCGCACTCGCGCTCCCCGACGGGTACGTCGGCCTGGTGCACCCGCGTTCGGGGCTGGCCGCCAAGGCCGGGCTCTCCATCGTGAATGCGCCCGGGACTGTGGACGCGGGCTACCGTGGCGAGATCCAGGTGTGCCTGGTGAACCTCGACCCCACGACCCCGATCGTGCTCTCCCGCGGCGACCGGATCGCCCAGCTGGTGATCCAGCGCTTCGAGACCGCGGACTTCGTGGAGGTCGACACGCTGCCCGAGTCCGCTCGGGGTACGGGGGGCCACGGCTCCACAGGAGGATTCGCATGA
- a CDS encoding two pore domain potassium channel family protein translates to MIAFARRTPCAVLLAAQLVGILLYPFLDDSVAGRQLFALFGLLVLGLAIVAVRATPLLSWVAILIALPAVVLLAIQVVSNNEDLAPWASGFECALYLYAAAAMLYYMLADDHVTVDELFAIGAVFTLLAWAFAHLYVVVQALDPGAFTAAVDPEAARTWTELLFLSVTTLSSTGLSDIVPITGHARSVVMFEQIAGIFYIAMVVTRLIGMQAGRKLDRG, encoded by the coding sequence GTGATCGCGTTCGCACGTCGCACACCGTGCGCCGTCCTGCTGGCGGCCCAGCTGGTCGGCATCCTGCTGTACCCGTTCCTCGACGACTCAGTAGCCGGCCGACAGCTGTTCGCGCTGTTCGGGCTGCTGGTGCTCGGCCTGGCGATCGTGGCCGTCCGGGCCACTCCCCTGCTGTCCTGGGTCGCGATCCTGATCGCTCTGCCGGCCGTCGTGCTCCTGGCCATCCAGGTGGTGAGCAACAACGAGGACCTGGCCCCCTGGGCCTCCGGCTTCGAGTGCGCGCTGTACCTCTACGCCGCCGCCGCGATGCTCTACTACATGCTCGCCGACGACCACGTGACCGTGGACGAGCTCTTCGCCATCGGCGCGGTCTTCACCTTGCTGGCCTGGGCCTTCGCGCACCTGTACGTCGTCGTCCAGGCTCTCGACCCGGGCGCCTTCACCGCCGCGGTAGACCCGGAGGCGGCGCGCACCTGGACCGAGCTGTTGTTCCTCTCGGTGACGACGCTGTCCAGCACCGGGCTCTCCGACATCGTGCCCATCACCGGGCACGCGCGCAGCGTGGTGATGTTCGAGCAGATCGCCGGCATTTTCTACATCGCGATGGTCGTGACCCGGCTCATCGGGATGCAGGCCGGGCGCAAGCTCGACCGCGGCTGA
- a CDS encoding TRAM domain-containing protein — MSRLRTPYEVGDRVEATIGPVAHGGHMVARLPFEDTSVVVFVRHALPEERVVIEITDVAKRFLRGDAVEILEPSPDRVEAPCALAGPGGCGGCDFQHVALPAQRRLKAAVVSEQLKRLAGIDHDVAVEQVRGSADGLHWRTRMQYVGLPEGRYGLRKNHSHEIVPVEDCLIEAPGARIVLAGEPPVRGTVTETVLGRSFDVAGDGFWQVHPGAPETLVGAVMDLLAPQPGERAMDLYAGVGLFSAFLAEAVGPTGSVTSIEGDRRASDLAGSNLADLRHVKTRAGRVDRVLAELDTMADIVVLDPPREGARKEVVDAVVDLAPRAVAYVACDPAALARDLSYFAARGYKLANLRSFDMFPMTHHVECVALIERVG, encoded by the coding sequence ATGAGCCGCCTCCGGACGCCGTACGAGGTCGGCGACCGCGTCGAGGCCACCATCGGCCCCGTCGCTCACGGCGGTCACATGGTCGCCCGCCTCCCGTTCGAGGACACCTCGGTCGTCGTCTTCGTCCGGCACGCCCTGCCCGAGGAGCGCGTCGTCATCGAGATCACCGACGTCGCGAAGCGCTTCCTGCGCGGTGACGCCGTCGAGATCCTCGAGCCGTCGCCCGATCGTGTCGAGGCGCCGTGCGCGCTGGCCGGTCCCGGCGGTTGCGGTGGCTGCGACTTCCAGCACGTAGCCCTGCCGGCCCAGCGCAGGCTGAAGGCAGCTGTTGTCTCCGAGCAGCTGAAGCGTCTTGCCGGGATCGATCACGACGTCGCCGTCGAGCAGGTCCGTGGGTCTGCCGACGGCCTGCACTGGCGCACCCGGATGCAGTACGTCGGACTGCCCGAAGGGCGGTACGGGCTCCGCAAGAACCACTCCCACGAGATCGTGCCCGTCGAGGACTGCCTGATCGAGGCGCCCGGCGCGCGCATCGTCCTGGCCGGAGAACCTCCGGTCCGGGGCACCGTGACCGAGACCGTGCTCGGGCGCTCCTTCGACGTCGCCGGCGACGGCTTCTGGCAGGTGCACCCGGGTGCCCCTGAGACACTCGTGGGCGCAGTGATGGACCTGCTCGCCCCGCAGCCCGGTGAGCGCGCGATGGACCTGTACGCCGGCGTCGGCCTGTTCTCCGCTTTCCTCGCCGAGGCGGTCGGCCCGACCGGCAGCGTGACGAGCATCGAGGGCGACCGGCGGGCCAGTGACCTGGCCGGCTCGAACCTGGCTGATCTCCGCCACGTGAAGACCCGTGCCGGCCGCGTCGACCGGGTCCTGGCCGAACTGGACACGATGGCGGACATCGTCGTGCTGGACCCGCCGCGCGAGGGAGCCCGCAAAGAGGTCGTGGACGCGGTCGTCGACCTGGCGCCACGCGCCGTCGCCTACGTCGCGTGCGATCCTGCGGCACTGGCACGCGACCTCAGCTACTTCGCTGCGCGTGGCTACAAGCTCGCGAACCTGCGCTCGTTCGACATGTTCCCGATGACGCACCACGTCGAGTGCGTAGCGCTGATCGAACGGGTGGGCTGA
- a CDS encoding SigE family RNA polymerase sigma factor — MSELEDSFTDYVNGRRPALVRMAYLLCGDVHLAEDLVQAALVKAVARWARIGDQPEPWLRKVMVNDHISRWRKHGSRERLFASLPDAPGSATDRDHDLARALRSLAPKQRAVIVLRYYEDLTEAETARILGVSLGTVKSQHSDALARLRGMLPTLHAAAKEI, encoded by the coding sequence GTGTCTGAGCTCGAGGACTCGTTCACTGACTACGTCAACGGGCGTCGTCCCGCGCTCGTGCGCATGGCGTACCTGCTCTGCGGAGACGTGCACCTGGCCGAGGACCTGGTGCAGGCGGCTCTCGTCAAGGCCGTCGCGCGATGGGCGCGCATCGGCGATCAGCCGGAGCCATGGCTCCGCAAGGTCATGGTCAACGACCACATCTCCCGCTGGCGGAAACACGGGAGCCGCGAACGGTTGTTCGCGTCGTTGCCCGATGCCCCAGGTTCGGCAACTGATCGCGACCACGATCTCGCCCGCGCCCTGCGTTCTCTCGCCCCCAAGCAGCGAGCCGTCATCGTCCTGCGCTACTACGAGGACCTGACCGAGGCCGAAACAGCCCGTATCTTGGGGGTCTCCCTCGGCACGGTGAAGTCCCAGCACAGCGATGCCCTGGCCCGCCTGCGCGGCATGCTGCCGACCCTCCACGCAGCCGCGAAAGAAATCTGA
- a CDS encoding DUF3710 domain-containing protein — protein sequence MRLRRKNTDPVVEPAGTPDASVVEPAETSADPAPAGPVDVEDLDPDTTYIDLGSMLVAPVDGLELRLQVDEDSGEVLAVLLVAEEGVLEMRAFANSRGGDLWDEARSEIAADTERRGGTATEREGSFGTELYCQVPVEGPEGESLVQPSRIVGYNGPRWFVRATMAGRPAMDAEYCAPFEQAIRSLAVRRGHEAMAPGEPLPLKLPPEARPQTEDEAATDAGLR from the coding sequence ATGAGACTGCGCCGCAAGAACACCGACCCGGTCGTGGAGCCTGCCGGGACGCCCGACGCCTCGGTGGTCGAGCCTGCCGAGACGTCTGCTGACCCGGCGCCGGCCGGTCCCGTCGACGTCGAGGACCTCGACCCGGACACGACCTACATCGACCTCGGCAGCATGCTCGTCGCGCCGGTCGACGGCCTCGAGCTGCGGCTGCAGGTCGACGAGGACTCCGGCGAGGTGCTGGCCGTGCTGCTGGTCGCCGAGGAGGGCGTGCTGGAGATGCGTGCGTTCGCGAACTCGCGCGGCGGCGACCTCTGGGACGAGGCGCGCAGCGAGATCGCGGCCGACACCGAGCGTCGCGGGGGCACTGCGACCGAGCGTGAGGGTTCCTTCGGTACCGAGCTGTACTGCCAGGTCCCGGTCGAGGGCCCCGAAGGAGAGTCCCTGGTCCAGCCGTCCCGGATCGTCGGCTACAACGGTCCGCGCTGGTTCGTGCGCGCGACGATGGCCGGCCGGCCCGCGATGGACGCCGAGTACTGCGCTCCGTTCGAGCAGGCGATCCGTTCGCTCGCCGTACGCCGCGGCCACGAGGCGATGGCTCCGGGAGAGCCGCTGCCGCTGAAGCTGCCGCCCGAGGCACGTCCGCAGACCGAGGACGAAGCGGCTACCGACGCAGGACTACGCTGA
- a CDS encoding DUF3159 domain-containing protein, giving the protein MATPTTPSIETVEAAVRAQLAKALGGRRGMLEAAVPTLLFTLIWLPTKEIKLALVISAASALVLLVVRLVQRTTTQFVLNALFGIGVGWFFVHLSASSGGSADDQALAYFLPGIITSGGLSVITVISCLTRWPLVGFMVGSVAGDPTAWHDNPQIVKLCVQLTWLLMLPGLVGVLLQGPVWLLGHQGTLEADTAVTILTGLRIGLGWPLRVASWSALVWLLGRNHTPIDPAYDVDLGPADGRTAEA; this is encoded by the coding sequence ATGGCGACACCGACCACCCCGTCGATCGAGACGGTCGAAGCGGCCGTCCGCGCGCAGCTGGCCAAGGCGCTCGGCGGGCGACGCGGCATGCTCGAGGCGGCTGTCCCGACCCTGCTGTTCACGCTGATCTGGCTGCCGACGAAGGAGATCAAGCTCGCGCTGGTCATCAGCGCTGCGTCGGCCCTGGTGCTCCTCGTGGTCCGGCTCGTGCAGCGCACGACCACGCAGTTCGTGCTGAACGCGCTGTTCGGGATCGGCGTCGGGTGGTTCTTCGTGCACCTGTCGGCGAGCTCGGGAGGCAGCGCGGACGACCAGGCACTCGCCTACTTCCTGCCCGGCATCATCACCTCGGGCGGCCTGTCGGTGATCACGGTGATCTCCTGCCTGACCCGGTGGCCGCTGGTCGGCTTCATGGTCGGCAGCGTCGCCGGAGACCCGACCGCCTGGCACGACAACCCGCAGATCGTGAAGCTCTGCGTGCAGCTGACCTGGCTGCTGATGCTGCCCGGTCTGGTCGGCGTCCTGCTGCAGGGACCCGTCTGGCTGCTGGGCCACCAGGGCACGCTCGAGGCCGACACCGCCGTCACCATCCTGACCGGGCTGCGGATCGGTCTCGGCTGGCCGCTGCGGGTCGCGTCCTGGTCGGCACTGGTCTGGCTGCTGGGGCGCAACCACACGCCGATCGACCCGGCGTACGACGTGGACCTGGGTCCCGCCGACGGTCGCACCGCGGAGGCGTGA
- a CDS encoding OB-fold nucleic acid binding domain-containing protein translates to MAHTKGRLRSGIRQWASQAHAEAVDLQRDVAKAAKAGCQRIDDAPDREMVTVQGTLKTVTLRPRGGVPALEAELYDGSGTITVLWLGRRRIAGIFPGRAIRVTGRIGVHGGVRTIYNPRYDLRY, encoded by the coding sequence ATGGCACACACCAAGGGACGACTGCGCAGCGGCATCCGCCAGTGGGCGAGCCAGGCGCACGCCGAGGCGGTCGACCTGCAGCGCGACGTCGCGAAGGCGGCGAAGGCGGGCTGCCAGCGCATCGACGACGCCCCCGACCGCGAGATGGTCACGGTGCAGGGCACCCTGAAGACCGTGACACTGCGCCCCCGCGGCGGCGTACCCGCCCTGGAGGCCGAGCTGTACGACGGCAGCGGCACCATCACCGTGCTGTGGCTGGGACGTCGCCGGATCGCCGGCATCTTCCCGGGCCGCGCCATCCGGGTGACCGGGCGGATCGGGGTCCACGGCGGGGTGCGGACGATCTACAACCCGCGCTACGACCTGCGGTACTGA
- a CDS encoding APC family permease — protein MGVGGVSKRIILGRKLRSSQLGETLLPKRIALPVFASDALSSVAYAPDEVFIMLSVAGISAYSFSWKIGLAVALVMATVVLSYRQNVHAYPSGGGDYEVATVNLGKKAGVTVASALLVDYVLTVAVSVSSGVQNAAAAIPFVNGHETEWACVLVAILAAMNLRGIRESGAAFAIPTYGFMIGVLGMAAYAALRSAEGNLPDVESAKYTLEAASGYGGDISTIAMIFLLARAFSSGCAALTGVEAISNGVPAFQKPKSKNAATTLALLAAIAITMLLSIIILARNMGLKYVDAKDIERLKNPDGSALKDGFDQHTVIAQIARAVFSDFSPGFYFVIAMTGIILILAANTAFNGFPVLGSILARDGFAPRALGSRGDRLAYSNGILFLAAIAIILIVAFQAEPTRLIQLYIVGVFVSFNLSQLGMILHWTRHLKTEKNPAERRRMYRSRAINTFGLAMTAVVFVIVLLTKFLAGAWIAILAMIVFYVIMMRIRRHYDRVEAELVIGDADPIMPTRVHAIVLVSKLHKPTMRALAFAKATRPNVLEAIYVGFEQEQTDKLLEGWDERRIDVPLKVLYSPYREIIRPIVQYAVQIREANPRGVVAVYIPEYVVGRWWEQLLHNQTALRLKGRLLFTPGVMVTSVPYQLRGSEVGKEREDWELLRSRPGDIRRGGRDR, from the coding sequence ATGGGTGTTGGTGGCGTATCCAAACGGATCATCCTCGGTCGCAAGCTCCGGAGCTCGCAGCTCGGCGAGACCTTGCTCCCGAAGCGCATCGCCCTCCCCGTTTTCGCCTCCGACGCACTGTCCTCGGTCGCCTACGCGCCCGACGAGGTCTTCATCATGCTCTCGGTCGCGGGCATCAGCGCGTACAGCTTCAGCTGGAAGATCGGCCTCGCCGTCGCGCTGGTGATGGCCACCGTCGTGCTGTCCTACCGGCAGAACGTGCACGCCTACCCGAGCGGCGGTGGCGACTACGAGGTGGCCACGGTCAACCTCGGCAAGAAGGCCGGCGTCACCGTCGCCAGTGCCCTGCTGGTCGACTACGTGCTCACCGTCGCGGTGTCGGTCTCCTCGGGCGTCCAGAACGCCGCGGCGGCGATCCCGTTCGTGAACGGCCACGAGACGGAGTGGGCCTGCGTCCTGGTCGCGATCCTCGCGGCGATGAACCTCCGCGGTATCCGCGAGTCCGGAGCGGCCTTCGCCATCCCGACGTACGGGTTCATGATCGGCGTGCTCGGCATGGCGGCGTACGCGGCCCTGCGCAGCGCCGAGGGCAACCTCCCCGACGTCGAGAGCGCGAAGTACACCTTGGAGGCCGCCTCCGGCTACGGCGGCGACATCAGCACGATCGCGATGATCTTCCTGCTGGCCCGGGCGTTCTCGTCGGGCTGTGCGGCCCTCACCGGAGTCGAGGCGATCTCGAACGGCGTGCCCGCGTTCCAGAAGCCGAAGAGCAAGAACGCCGCGACCACGCTGGCGCTGCTCGCGGCGATCGCGATCACCATGCTGCTCTCGATCATCATCCTGGCCCGCAACATGGGCCTGAAGTACGTCGACGCCAAGGACATCGAGCGCCTCAAGAACCCCGACGGCAGCGCACTGAAGGACGGCTTCGACCAGCACACCGTCATCGCGCAGATCGCCCGCGCCGTGTTCAGCGACTTCTCGCCGGGCTTCTACTTCGTCATCGCGATGACCGGCATCATCCTCATCCTGGCCGCGAACACCGCCTTCAACGGCTTCCCGGTGCTCGGCTCGATCCTGGCCCGCGACGGGTTCGCCCCGCGCGCGCTGGGCTCACGCGGCGACCGGCTCGCCTACAGCAACGGCATCCTCTTCCTGGCCGCGATCGCCATCATCCTCATCGTCGCCTTCCAGGCCGAGCCGACCCGGCTGATCCAGCTCTACATCGTCGGCGTCTTCGTGTCGTTCAACCTCAGCCAACTCGGCATGATCCTGCACTGGACTCGGCACCTGAAGACCGAGAAGAACCCGGCCGAGCGTCGCCGGATGTACCGCTCCCGCGCCATCAACACCTTCGGGCTCGCGATGACCGCCGTCGTCTTCGTGATCGTGCTGCTCACCAAGTTCCTGGCCGGCGCCTGGATCGCGATCCTGGCGATGATCGTCTTCTACGTGATCATGATGCGGATCCGGCGGCACTACGACCGCGTCGAGGCCGAGCTCGTCATCGGCGACGCCGACCCGATCATGCCGACCCGGGTGCACGCGATCGTGCTGGTCTCCAAGCTGCACAAGCCGACGATGCGCGCCCTGGCCTTCGCCAAGGCGACGCGTCCGAACGTGCTGGAGGCGATCTACGTCGGGTTCGAGCAGGAGCAGACCGACAAGCTCCTCGAGGGCTGGGACGAGCGCCGCATCGACGTCCCGCTCAAGGTGCTCTACTCGCCGTACCGGGAGATCATCCGCCCGATCGTCCAGTACGCCGTCCAGATCCGCGAGGCGAACCCGCGCGGAGTCGTCGCGGTTTACATCCCCGAGTACGTCGTCGGCCGGTGGTGGGAGCAGCTGCTGCACAACCAGACCGCCCTGCGCCTGAAGGGTCGCCTGCTCTTCACGCCAGGCGTCATGGTCACCTCCGTGCCCTACCAGCTGCGTGGTTCCGAGGTCGGCAAGGAGCGCGAGGACTGGGAGCTGCTCCGCTCCCGTCCCGGTGACATCCGCCGCGGCGGTCGCGACCGATGA
- a CDS encoding DUF3093 family protein, with product MPTAYSERLHVPLRWWVQATMFVATIWLAFIVALPEWFAWAGTIALLLIVFGLFSWVGSSRIEVRDGVLYAGPAHIALEHLGTAEPLDKDATRRVHGVEANARAFLHTRPYISRAVRVAIEDPSDPAPYWLLSTRHPRKLAAALTERSPADA from the coding sequence ATGCCGACCGCCTACAGCGAGCGCCTGCACGTCCCGCTGCGCTGGTGGGTGCAGGCGACGATGTTCGTCGCGACCATCTGGCTGGCGTTCATCGTGGCGCTCCCGGAGTGGTTCGCCTGGGCCGGCACCATCGCCCTGCTGCTGATCGTGTTCGGCCTGTTCTCCTGGGTCGGGTCGAGCAGGATCGAGGTCCGCGACGGCGTCCTGTACGCCGGACCCGCGCACATCGCGCTGGAGCACCTCGGTACCGCCGAGCCGTTGGACAAGGACGCCACCCGCCGGGTGCACGGCGTCGAGGCGAACGCGCGGGCATTCCTGCACACGCGGCCCTACATCTCCCGTGCCGTCCGGGTGGCCATCGAGGATCCGAGCGACCCGGCGCCGTACTGGTTGCTGTCGACCAGGCACCCCCGCAAGCTGGCCGCCGCACTGACCGAGCGGTCCCCCGCCGACGCCTGA
- a CDS encoding DUF4235 domain-containing protein: MSKNAETNGEQDSSKIWGAFSLVAALLAASVARKGLTATWKAAAGKEPPANPADPEVSLNEALLWAGLSGLLVGIARMLATRRAADYYARSVGKLPPGSQS; the protein is encoded by the coding sequence ATGTCGAAGAACGCCGAGACCAACGGCGAGCAGGACAGCTCGAAGATCTGGGGCGCGTTCTCGCTGGTGGCGGCGCTGCTCGCCGCGAGCGTGGCTCGCAAGGGCCTGACGGCGACCTGGAAGGCAGCGGCCGGCAAGGAGCCGCCGGCCAACCCGGCCGACCCGGAGGTGAGCCTCAACGAGGCGTTGCTGTGGGCGGGGCTCAGCGGTCTGCTGGTCGGCATCGCCCGGATGCTCGCGACGCGGCGGGCGGCGGACTACTACGCGCGTTCGGTCGGCAAGCTGCCTCCGGGGTCGCAGAGCTAG